One genomic region from Prionailurus bengalensis isolate Pbe53 chromosome C1, Fcat_Pben_1.1_paternal_pri, whole genome shotgun sequence encodes:
- the MAP3K2 gene encoding mitogen-activated protein kinase kinase kinase 2 — protein MMDDQQALNSIMQDLAVLHKASRPALSLQETRKTKSSSPKKQNDVRVKFEHRGEKRILQFPRPVKLEDLRSKAKTAFGQSMDLHYTNNELVIPLTTQDDLDKAVELLDRSIHMKSLKILLVINGSTQAANLEPLPSLEDLDNTVFGAERKKRLSIIGPTSRDRSSPPPGYIPDELHQVARNGSFTSINSEGEFIPESMDQMLDPLSLSSPENSGSGSCPSLDSPLDGESYPKSRMPRAQSYPDNHQEFSDYDNPIFEKFGKGGTYPRRYHVSYHHQDYNDGRKTFPRARRTQGTSFRSPVSFSPTDHSLSTSSGSSIFTPEYDDSRVRRRGSDIDNPTLTVMDISPPSRSPRAPTNWRLGKLLGQGAFGRVYLCYDVDTGRELAVKQVQFDPDSPETSKEVNALECEIQLLKNLLHERIVQYYGCLRDPQEKTLSIFMEYMPGGSIKDQLKAYGALTENVTRKYTRQILEGVHYLHSNMIVHRDIKGANILRDSTGNVKLGDFGASKRLQTICLSGTGMKSVTGTPYWMSPEVISGEGYGRKADIWSVGCTVVEMLTEKPPWAEFEAMAAIFKIATQPTNPKLPPHVSDYTRDFLKRIFIEAKLRPSADELLRHMFVHYH, from the exons aTGATCAGCAAGCTTTGAACTCAATCATGCAAGATTTGGCTGTTCTTCATAAAGCCAGTAGACCGGCATTATCTTTACaggaaaccagaaaaacaaaatcgTCATCACCAAAAAAGCAG AATGATGTGCGAGTCAAATTTGAACACAGAGGGGAGAAAAG AATCCTTCAGTTCCCCAGACCAGTTAAACTGGAAGATCTGAGATCTAAGGCTAAAACTGCCTTTGGACAGTCTATGGATCTCCATTATACCAATAATGAG TTGGTAATTCCATTAACTACCCAAGATGACTTGGACAAAGCTGTGGAGCTGCTGGATCGTAGTATTCATATGAAGAGCCTCAAGATATTACTTGTAATAAACGGAAGTACACAG GCTGCTAATTTAGAACCATTGCCATCACTAGAAGATTTGGATAACACAGTATTtggagcagagaggaaaaaacGGCTTTCTATAATAG gtcCCACTAGTAGAGATAgaagctcccctcccccaggataCATTCCAGATGAATTACACCAGGTTGCCCGGAATGGGTCATTCACCAGTATCAACAGTGAAGGAGAATTCATTCCAGAGAGCATGGACCAA atgcTGGACCCATTGTCTTTAAGCAGCCCTGAAAATTCTGGCTCTGGAAGTTGTCCATCACTTGATAGTCCTCTGGATGG AGAGAGCTATCCAAAATCACGAATGCCTAGGGCACAGAGCTACCCAGATAATCATCAGGAATTTTCAG ACTATGACAACCCTATCTTTGAGAAATTTGGAAAAGGAGGCACATACCCAAGAAGGTATCATGTTTCATATCACCATCAAGACTATAATGATG GTCGTAAAACTTTTCCAAGAGCTAGAAGGACCCAGGGGACCAGCTTCCGGTCTCCTGTGAGTTTCAGTCCTACTGATCACTCTTTAAGCACTAGTAGTGGAAGCAGTATCTTTACCCCAGAATATGATGATAGTCGAGTAAGAAGAAGGGGAAGTGACATAGACAATCCTACTTTGACTGTAATGGACATCAGCCCACCCAGCCGTT cACCTCGTGCTCCAACCAACTGGAGATTGGGCAAACTTCTTGGCCAGGGAGCATTTGGCAGGGTCTACCTCTGTTACGATGTCGATACAGGAAGAGAATTGGCTGTTAAGCAAGTTCAGTTTGACCCTGATAGCCCTGAGACCAGCAAG GAAGTAAATGCACTTGAGTGTGAAATTCAGTTGTTGAAAAACTTGCTGCATGAGCGAATTGTTCAGTATTATGGCTGTTTGAGGGATCCCCAGGAAAAAACCCTTTCCATATTTATGGAATATATGCCAGGG ggTTCAATTAAGGACCAACTAAAAGCATATGGAGCTCTTACTGAGAATGTGACTAGGAAATACACCCGTCAGATTCTGGAGGGCGTACACTATTTGCACAGTAATATGATTGTTCATAGAGATATCAAAG gtgCAAATATTCTGCGAGATTCAACAGGCAACGTCAAACTGGGAGATTTTGGGGCCAGCAAACGCCTTCAAACCATTTGTCTTTCGGGGACAGGGATGAAGTCTGTCACAGGCACACCATACTGGATGAGCCCTGAAGTAATTAGTGGAGAAGGCTATGGCAGAAAAGCAGACATCTG gagtgtGGGCTGTACTGTGGTGGAAATGCTAACTGAAAAGCCTCCTTGGGCAGAATTTGAAGCTATGGCTGCCATCTTTAAAATTGCCACTCAGCCAACAAACCCAAAGCTGCCACCTCATGTCTCAGACTATACTCGAGATTTCCTCAAACGGATCTTTATAGAGGCCAAACTGAGACCTTCAGCTGATGAACTATTAAGGCACATGTTTGTGCATTATCACTAG